TGGGCATGTTTGTTCAGAGGAGTTTTCCTGGACTTCCATCACTCTCTTCGTTTTCTTTATGGGAAGCTTTTCCCTAAAGGAATTTCTTAAAAATCCCAGCAAAGCCCCCACACAAATAAACTCcccctgtgtgtgctgtgattTATGTAGTCCATAAACCCAGCTGGGCAGACTGGGGGTGCCTGCAATCCCATTTCTCTGGGGTTAAGAAACACAGTTTTCTTACACTTCCAGTACCTCAGTTCACCAAAATGGTGTTCTTAAGAGGCAAGAACCTGACTTCAGCCAACCTAAGCTGAAGCTGCCTTACTCTTTTTAGACTAACAGCTCCAGAGAATGCAGGTGTCTTTCACAGTTTCCTGTTTTTGgtgaatttaaataaaaaagtgaagTTGCTTAACTTCCACCATTGTGTAAGGCCACGTCTTATTGGCATTTGAGCCTTCAGCTGGTGTGACAGACTCTTCTCACAAAGCAAGTGGTTAAAGTGGTGTGCTGACACTTGGGGAgttttccagcagcacttccatGGTGGGAGGTAAGATGGAGCTGTGtcatttcttgtttcttttattactgcacacacagcagcctgtgAGGGTTGGTGTGGGAAACTGGGAGGTTTCATGGTTTGACTCCTCTGGAATGTGGCAACAAtgggatgcaggaggaaaagtggcagcagcagagaacaggCTGTTTGTTTCCATATTGTTGTAATATTTTCACATTGTTCACAATCCACAGTTTGCAAAGCATGTGGTGAGAAATGCCAGTGCAGGGATTTTGTGGTGGAATATCTTTTAGATTCCCTATCTCTGAGATTCCACACACAAATTGGAGAGAGTTACTGTTCCTGTCCTGGTGGGAAAAGTCAAACAAAATCATCAAGGAAGAAACTTTTTTGAAGCTGCTTCTGTTTATGAAAACGTTCATAGGATTTTAGCTGctgcaaaaataattcagtagGTGCTTTTCAGTTATTAAATATCCTCCATTTTCTGGGTGGAGAAGGGGCCGTGCCCGTCAGGGAGCAGCGAACTCTTGTGCTCAGGAACAAGACACTGGGCAGGGGTTGGTGCTGAGGAACTGCCAGGTTTGAGTGGCTTTGTGCCACTTCTACAAGATTTccaagaaatggagaaaaacgAAATCAAGTCTTTTGAGTTAGAAGAGGACAACAAGTCTGTTTTGcttatgtgtatgtgtatataaacaaaactctttccctttctttcagcTTCTCTTCTGTCAGTTAACGCTCTGAGAGAATGGGAGGCTTTTCCTCAAAAGCAGCtccaggtattttattttttaaggagTTTCCttagctgcagtgctgctgactGAGGTGATGtcctgcccaggggctgctctggggaggctctgccctggggtggTTGGGAAAGAGCTGCATGGCTGCCTGAGGCTGCCTGACACAGTTATCATCTGAGCAGCAGAATTTTCCTGTCTGGTGGTTCCACTTTCACACAgactgcacagacacagcccccCATGTGCTTCTAGTTGCTTGTAGTACTACTGGAGAAAtttgcacattttaaaacaagcttgtgattttttttttctattgtagTTACACCAGAACCCATTTACCCTACAGTCACTGTCCCTACATCTGCCCACACCCCTACAGAtgatttcagagctgcagaagtcAGATGCTGGATTAATAAGTAAATGTTGCACCTTTATTTCCTGATTTCAAACCCAGAGTTCGCTGAGACTGCAACCTCCTTCTGCAAGGGAAGGCTTCTGTATCACATATTTAACATCTTGGGGGGTTTAAATTTGGTTAGAGttgcctgctctgtgcactgGATGGGTGGTTCCTAGGGATGCTCATGTTAGTCTCACGGGGATGGGGATAAATGTTACACTCCATGAAGTTTGGTGAATTTGAGCACTGCTGATGCTTCAATCCCTCTGCTGAAACTGGGGATTCTGACAGGATTTCCTGTGTATCAACAGCCATGAAATACTGTACATGTCACTGGCCTTCATCTCTGGCATCCTCCTGACTGTCCTGGTTTTTGCAatcatcttcctcttcaggAAAAGTGAGTGACACAGTCGAGGGCATGGCAGCAGACTGATGTGGCTGCAGAAATTCCTTAGGAGGTGGCTCAAATAATGTCTGCCTTGAACAGCTCATGCGTGGCAGTAACTCCTCGTGAATCGTCCCAGCCGTGCTTTCAGGAAAGAATTAACTGTGCCACTGATGAGTTctggggggttttgttggttATGGGCTTTTCTCATCCTGATCCTGGCTGCACTGAATTCACCCTGGCCACTTCCAACAGGTGGGCAGGGACTGGGCAGCCCAAAGTGCCACTTGGCTGGGCAGGACTGTGCCAGAGGTTACACATCACCTGTCTGTcaccctctgcagcctcccctgcaAGCACCTGAGACTGGGATCCCTTTCCTTCCTAGGTTCTAAAAGATCCCACCAAAATTTACAAGAGGAAACTTTCTCCCAGATGGCAGCTGAGGAATCTCTTAGGAACACCCAGGTAAATGTTACTGAGTAATGCTTTACACAGATATTTCACATTCTTGAGTGTGGTAAATATTAATTTGGGGTGGTGGGGAGAAAAGTCACCTTTGAGACTCAACTGTTATTCATCAGTTATTTTGATAACTTCAGGGGTTCTGGTGCTGAACCACTGCTGAGGCAGGTTCGGAGAAATCTTTTTAAAGGGGAAGCATTTCTGCAGATTTCCTCTGTGGTATGAATTCTTTGGAAGCCCCTAAAGGAGACTTTAcccagagccctgagccagACTGGCCAGTGGGATGAACCAGCATTTCCAATGCCCCCATGCAGGGTCAGGCTAATTAACCCCAGGTTAATGGGGTGTGGTGTTGAGGACAGGTTCCAAGTGGGAAATCTCTGCTgacctgcagggctctgcactCTCTAATGTCTGTGGCTTCTCTCACATCCCCAGAATGAAGTGACCTACAGCACTCTGGtcttccagcagggcaggacaccACTGCCTGTGTGATGAGGAAGTTCcaaatgaaatagaaatgaTCCCACTTTCTGGACGTCAGAAGCCCTGAGGATGTTACACCAAGGGAATGCCCTGGGAATGCCCCCATGCCCTCTGTAACACAGCTCTTTTTGTAGCTATGGCAGGAAATTGTCTGCTGTTCAAACTGGCTGCCAACAGCTCTGGGCAAATGGAGAGTTTCTATACAGGATTTCCTCATCTGTAGAAATCTCCCTGCCCTTGTAAAGTTTCCGTTTGTGAGAACTACCAGAGAGAagtgagaaatgaaaatgtttctctgtGTCTATCCATATCTGTGCCCTCGTGTTTCCCTTTTCTGACACCAGCTCtaacttttctgtattttttttttttttttgattgccAAGGGCTTTGCTtagttattttctgttattgAAGTGATGATCATGAAACGTTTAGATCCAAATCTCTGCTTCCTGGTTGGCTCCCATGAAAGAAATGCACAATCACAGTGTGACAGCCAAaatccctgggaatgttcaTTCAGGAGTTATCACCCGCAGTGTTCTAAGTGCAGTGTGAAAATGGTTCCCGGTGCATGGATGGGGATGATTTTCCGGGCTGGCAGTGTCAGAGCAAGGCTCcgagcagcagggctggaggtgccaCCTGAtggcagcaccaggctgggctggggctgcccggGTGCCCTGCGCTGCTCCAGCCTCCAAACCCGCGCACCCGGCGGGGCTccggctcccccagccccgcacACCCAGCCCGGCTCCGGCTCCCAAACCCGCACACCCAGCCCGGCTCCGGCTCCTCCAGCCCCGCACACCCAGCCCGGCTccggctcccccagccccgcacACCCAGCCCGGCTCCGGCTCCTCCAGCCCCGCACACCCAGCCCGGCTCCGGCTCCCAAACCCGCACACCCAGCCCGGCTCCGGCTCCCCAAACCCGCACACCCAGCCCGGCTCCGGCTCCCAAACCCGCACACCCAGCCCGGCTCCGGCTTCCAGCCCCGCACACCCAGCCCGGCTCCGGCTCCCAGCCCCGCACACCCAGCCCGGCTCCGGCTCCCAAACCCGCACACCCAGCCCGGCTccggctcccccagccccgcacACCCAGCCCGGCTccggctcccccagcccctctgggctgcgctgcctgctcctcccagcagctgcccagccctgggcaccgCTGCAAAGTGTCGCCAGATGCTCTGAAATTTGGTGTGCTGGGTTTGGCCACAGACTGCTGTGGGTGCCACAGGGTCAGCAGAACAACCTGTGCTCTTtgttctgctgtgctctgctctcacctcagtcctggcagctccttccagctctaTTTAATAGAGAAAATAGGGGGAGCATCTCCTTCCCTCACTAGAAGatgagctgtgggctggggtCCCTCAGGTGCATTACCTTTCTGTTTTTCCTAGACCAGTTTTATTATTtgaagatggagaaaaaagagCCTGGCCTTTAACAACCTCTTTTCAGTTTGAGCCCTGTTCCCTAACCATGGGCTGTGTCAGCTGTGGTGTGACAATTACTGCTACTTCTGTGTCCTCCCAGGCAGGACATTGGCTGAAACTGGGCAGGTCTCTTTGGTCGTGGGAGGACTCAGCAGGCAGAATTCATGTCAAATCCATCTGCTATTTATTATTACTCATGAAAACGTGACAACACTGGCTGAAGCACAAGTTTAGTCTGAATGGACAGACAAGAATGGTCAGTGAGCTTGTGAGCTGCTGCATTATGAACAGCAAAGAACACATCCTGTCTTTCAACCAACTCAACCAATCCTCATgttaaaaaaactcaaaacccCCAACCAGACAAAGTTTCCATCTTCTGTGTGTAGATTTTGTATTACATAAAGCCATATATTCACGTGGGGCTTTAGAGCAGCCTCAGACCCACAGGTtgctgcagtgtcccaggagtTTCTTGGCAAAGCCAGGTGCTTTATCAGTGCTCTGGTGCTCACTGGCTGCTTCAGCCTCTCTTTATGACTCTGGGTCTATTGTTTGCTCTGCAAGAGCTGGCTCTGGTTTTTTGCACAGGATGTAGGTCCTTAAAATTAAAAGGTACGTGGTTCTGAACTTCTTTATCTTGTAGGCATAGACAATGGGGTTCATGGCAGAATTGGCATGGGATAAGAGGATTGCCACGTAAATCAAATATGGGGGGATCTGAGACTCAGGgtgaaaatagaaaacacaGTTTATAATGCACAGAGGCAGCCAGGAGATTGCAAACAGGAAGAGAACAAGTGCAAGAGACTTGGCTGTCCTGAACTCCTGGCCATAGaaagccccagcccctctcccaccTTGGCCGAGCTTCGTGCGGATGATGAGGAAGATCTCGGCATACAGAGCACACATGATGAGCAGGGGCACGAGGGTCCacaggaagaagcagaaatacACCATGTAATCCATCCTTATCACGGAGATGAAGCTGCACCTCAGGAagctggagctcctggggcCTGCCTCGTTCCAGCCAAACATGGGGACGAGccctcccagcagggacagggaccaacacagccccagggcccaCCAAACTCTCCTCTCTGTGGTGATTATTTTATATCTGCAGGGGAAGAAATCCCAGGTCGTGTTAAAGAGAAGCATTTTAAGGTAGTTAAGGATGAACTCACCTGTTCAGGTACTGCAGGAACCCAAATTTTGTCTTGAGACAAGCTCCACCTCTTTGTAACAGTTTCTTTGCAGCATCAGTAGGAACTCTGCTTAAGTTCCCTTGTTTAAAATTGGATGTTTaacctattttatttcttgtttcattATGATCTTAGTTCTCCTCTTGCCAGGGtattgctgtgctgctggatgaaGTCCTATCTTATTTCTTGCCTTCCTTGGGTGTACCTTCCtctttttatttggtttgtgcCATTTGTAGGGCTAAAATTCATTCTTCAGCTTTACAGGTCCTTTCCCATTATAAAACATGACTTTTTGGATGCTTGAGGTTATGCTTTGCTTTTCTAGCTTGTgtacttttcatttaaatgtaaaCAGTGAGTGAATTCAGTTAACTGTCAATAAGTTTGTTTCTACTTTTGTATTTTCAGCAAATACTGaaaggaatttatttaaaagacaagCCTCAGAAACCTAAGAAAAGCCCTATAACACACCCAACATCCTGTGCAATGATCAGAATGCTGAATATTTAGCCGTCTGCCCACAGATGCATCCTGTGTCCTCACTCTGATCGGGGTAACCGAGCTGAGCTTATCCATCCACTCGTGAATAACTgctccctgagcacccccagctctctggaaagcccagcccaggtgggctCTGAGGCACAAGCGTCCACTTCAAGTAATTAAAGCAATGGGAGGTTAGAAAGGAGCACAGAGGAGGCAGGGCGGAGGAGCCGGggtggggcagcctcacctggTGGGCAGCTTGACGCGCAGGTACCTGTCGATGGCGAtggccagcagggacaggatggaGGCGTTGGAGAACACCAGCAACAGGCAGCACATGAAGAGGCAGCCGTAGGCGGGCACGGCCATGCCCAGGCTCACCACGATGGCCAGGGGCATCACCAGCAGCCCCATGGCGGCGTCGGCCAGCGCCAGGGACGCGATGAAGTAGAGCGTGGTGTTCTGGAAGGCCGCGTTCAGCCTCACGGCCCAGATCACCAGGACGTTGCCCAGCGTGGCAAACAGGGCCAGCAGGCACTCGCTGCCGATGTAAATCCCgtccaggctgctcagggcctggctgctgttgggcatcctgggctctgcagctgcagcaaacgTGAGAGCGTCGACGGCCACGCCGGGATCCTCAGCGGCTGTGCTCGCCTGGTCTGGGCTTCTCCGACATCCACACCTCTGTGCTATCTCCTGACCTCAGCACTCGGGCAGCAAATCAGACATCTGCAGATAtctcagcaggcaggagcctTCCCCTCTCTGCAGACCCCTCCTGAAGCTCACTGCATCCCTTCAGCAGCCTCGAGGCAGCACGTTTGGAAGGGAGAGCCGTCCTTCCACAGTCCTTCCTAGCAGCAGCTTATAAAGAAATTGTTTTACAGCTTCCTCTTTCAAGCCCTTTTAGAGCAGCTGGCTGCAAAGCGGCCGCTTATCAGGGCAGTTATctctctgtcactgtcacactggggcagctcagccacTTACGGCAGTTGTCTGTCCATCTGTCACTCTGGGCAGCTCGGCTGCAGGGCGGTGAAGGGGCTGCATTTGAAAACCAAAGGGCGAAggtaaggacagggagaggccACTCTGCTGTTACCTACATGGAGAAAACAGGTATGACCTAGGGGATAATTGATTCCCAATCAAGTCAGAGCAGGATAAcgagaaagaaaagcaagtcGTAGAGGCAGAGGGcgggtgctggagcagaggctccTCCCTGACCCGGCTGGACCggacagctggagctggagccagaGGATGGAGCACAGGGGGCTCATGGAtctgttcctgcagctcagatttaacagctctgcctctgcccatcCCTTTTCCTCCAAAGGCAGGTGCTTTTCCGCGGGGACACTGTGTCCTGTGTCCGAGGGCGATGCCACCgagcccagctggggccagATCGGGGGGTTCCACCCAGCACCCCCTGTTCCCACCAGGTTCCTGCCGGGGCAGGCACAAGGTGCTCTGATACTCTTCAGGTGCTTCCTCAGCAGGCAGCATCTGTTTCCTGTCCTAACCAcgacagagccaggctgctgtgacTCCTCTGTCCCCGGAGGAGGACGAGCCTGtgccctctgctgtccctgccccgcACGAGCAGGGCTTTCCCTGTGCCCTGCGGTGCCGCATCCCTTCCTCGGGCCCTGCACCCCCACATCCCTCCGCTCAGGAAACGCAGGGCCGGGGGTTTTTACAGCTGCCAAAGCGATCGAGCGTCcctgcacagaggagcagcccGGTGCCACCCAGcccggggcggagcggggctgggggcagcaggcGGAGGCTTCGGGGCAGGTCGGGGTTCCAGGGCTGGCGTTCCAGGGTTGGGGTTCCAAGGTCGGGGTTCCAAGATTGGGGTTCCAGGGTTGGGGTTCCAAGGTTGGGGTTCCAAGATTTGGGTTCCAATGTTGGGGTTCCAGGGTTGGGGTTCCAAGGTTGGGGTTCCAGGGCTGGGGTTCCAGGGTTGGGGTTCCAAGGTTGGGGTTCCAAGATTTGGGTTCCAATGTTGGGGTTCCAGGGTTGGGGTTCCAGGGTTGGGGTTCCAGGGTTGGGGTTCCAGGGGTGTGGTTCCAGGGTGTATTTTTGTTATCGGGCTGAGGcggctccaggagcagcccctgccgGGCAGGCTGGGATCGGAGCCGGGCCAGTCCCGGGGATGTCACCCTGAGATGGGGTTAAAGCTTTCGGATCCCCGTCCCCCAGCACTCGATGGTTTTGCCATTTAAAGGCTGTGCTCGTTTCTTGGATGGCTCCAGCGAAAGGCTTCCAGCTATTCCCGAGGGATCCTCCTACATCCTGGTGAGATAAGGATCAGGAAGGGAAGGTCTCTGCAGTCTCAGCTGCGGCTTTGAGCACAGATTCCCTTTTCACtttgggggtggaggggaggagaacaaatttgctagaaaaaaatcatgtctaagtgacacacagaaaaaaacatgtcCCACAACAATGATCTTATCCTGTGAGTCAACAGCCACGTCTGCATTTGTTCTGGGGGGGCTGTGGAGCACTGGcggggggcacagggcagcctccCCCAAGGGAAGACCCCCGGGAGGCCCTGCCTGGCacggggggctcgggggtccCTGCTCACACAAtgccagcctgtcccagccacagccaccctcCCTGCCTCGGGACACCTGTGCCCCTCTCTCCTTACAtcccagcagcttctgctcctgtgccaggaggtgtggaggaggtttttttctggattccAAAATTTAATGTTTACTTggtaggaaaaaaccccaagcaagTCCTAAACCAAGCAGTGGTGAGTTCTGTCCTGGCTCTTCCCTGCCTGGGAAGGAAGTGAAAGCCAGGCAGAGGGAGGATGTGAGTGTGGAGCAGAGTCACAGCTGGTGTGACAGAGCGATTGTGGGCTGCTGAATTATGAACCAGAATGAGAGCCTGGAGCCTGGAGTGGGGGCAGTGTCCTGTCaccgtgcctcagtttccccatccaTGGTAAAAGGAGGGTTAATCTGGTttacacagagctgggaagggctggacaggagcagagcccttttgctttccctctgGAACTCCccatttgggattttttcccctgcccctCCAACGGGAGCACAGTGATGTTGGAAAACTGCAgctgttttttcagaaatgcaaaaaccTGAAGGAacccctgctctggcacacagagctgtgctgagaggCAGAGTTCACTGTCCTTAGAATGCAGGGCTGGTTCCAAAGAtgatttcagctgctgtcaaGAGCAAATTGTCAGAGGAGAATCAGATCTGGAAAGCTCTTCCCTTCCACATCCCATTCCCCGGGTCTGAGCCGTGCTGGGCTCGCGTTCCCCCGAGGATTTGGGTCCCAAAGCCCCacagctggagggagctgggtgtgctggtCCTGCCCAGCCCGTGGGGCACTGCCGGGCCCggtgggaggagctggggctgccaaaCCAGTCGGGCCCAGTGCCCCTGCTGGGTGGGATTCCAGCCTGCTCCCGCTGGCCGCCCCTGGGGCTCGGGTACAAACAGGGCAGGGCGCAGGACAGGGGCTTGGAACAGTTacattttggggtgttttaaaGTTATTGCGCTGTAACTGGAGTGTTTCAGAGCTCTCTCTGGGTgtggctgtggggtgggggCAGCGCAGCTGACACAGGAGCCCGTTTGAtgccagcccctctcctgcacaggcagggatCCGTGCCAGCCCGGGGCAGCAGCGTGCCCGGGTTATCCCGTTCTTCCTGCCCCAGCGC
The Serinus canaria isolate serCan28SL12 chromosome 26, serCan2020, whole genome shotgun sequence genome window above contains:
- the ADORA3 gene encoding adenosine receptor A3 — its product is MPNSSQALSSLDGIYIGSECLLALFATLGNVLVIWAVRLNAAFQNTTLYFIASLALADAAMGLLVMPLAIVVSLGMAVPAYGCLFMCCLLLVFSNASILSLLAIAIDRYLRVKLPTRYKIITTERRVWWALGLCWSLSLLGGLVPMFGWNEAGPRSSSFLRCSFISVIRMDYMVYFCFFLWTLVPLLIMCALYAEIFLIIRTKLGQGGRGAGAFYGQEFRTAKSLALVLFLFAISWLPLCIINCVFYFHPESQIPPYLIYVAILLSHANSAMNPIVYAYKIKKFRTTYLLILRTYILCKKPEPALAEQTIDPES
- the C26H1orf162 gene encoding transmembrane protein C1orf162 homolog, which encodes MGGFSSKAAPVTPEPIYPTVTVPTSAHTPTDDFRAAEVRCWINNHEILYMSLAFISGILLTVLVFAIIFLFRKSSKRSHQNLQEETFSQMAAEESLRNTQNEVTYSTLVFQQGRTPLPV